CAACATTGTCTGGACAGCCATTGATTGCCTGTGGCGGCAAGTGGAACCTCTCCGAATAGAAAGACCGCCAAGCAAAAGAGTAGGCCGCGACAAGCCTTCGGCCAAACCTGACCACTACCCAACCGCAGGAATCCAGCCGCGGCAGCATCAGCTGTGATAGCCTCTCTCAAACACCGGGGCTTATTGTGTGCCCGCGCAGGTTTCCCCGCTTGCCGCGCCACACTTCTGCCTGCAGCACCCCGCTTTCTCATGGTCTGACGGCGCAGGGTCCTGCCCACCATTTTTCCATCAGGAGGACGCAGTGCGGATTACAGCAGGACGCGTCGGTCGAGCCACGGCTCGCGCGGCGACGCTGGCGGCCATCATCGGATGGCTGGCTGTCGCGCCGACCGGGGCCGCCGACACCACGAAGTACCACACTCACGCGGAGCTCTCTGCGGCGTTGAAGGCCGCGGCCGCCGCGCATCCGAATCTGGCGACGCTGGTGTCGATTGGCAAGTCGGCCGAAGGTCGAGACATCTGGGCGATCGAGATCGCCAATCAGTCAGGCACACCCGTCGACCAGCGGCCCGGCCTGCTCATCGCGGCCAACTTCGAAGGCGATCACCTGATCGGCAGCGAGCTGGCCGTCTACCTGGCCGACTATCTGCTCACCTCGTACGCCACGGACGCCGTCGTCAAGCAGCGTCTCGACAACCACGTCTTCTACATCGTGCCGCGCGTCAATCCTGACGGCGCCGAGCTGATGTTCGCGCCGGTCAAGACCGGCCGCCGCACCAACGGCACGAAGTTCGACGCCGACAACGACGGCCGGATCGACGAGGATGGGCCGGAGGATCTCAACAAGGACGGTTTCATCACCGTGATGCGCGTCAAGGACCCGAAGGGTCCGTACATGGTTCATCCCGATGATGCCCGGCTGATGAAGCGCGCTGATCCAGCCAAGGGCGAGACCGGCCGCTACGCGATCTACTGGGAAGGGACCGACAAGGACGGCGATGGATTCATCGCCGAGGACGGCCCGGGCGGCACCGACATCAACCGCAACTTCCAGCATCAGTACCCGTACTACCAGACCGACGCGGGCCGGTACATGGTGAGCGAGTCCGAGACGCGCGCGATGCTCGACTACGTGATCAAGCACCGCAACATCGCCTCTGTGCTCACGTTCGGTGAAAACGACAATCTGATCTCCACGCGCGCCGGTGCGGCCAACCCGATTAATCTCATCGACTTCGCCGAGCGCAGCCTTGCGGATGCACGCCGAGTCGGCATCTTCCCGGAGATCTCGGGCGGATTCGGGCGCGGCGGGCGCGGGGGCGGCGGGGGCGGTGAGGGTCGCGGCGGACAGCAGGCGGCGGCGTCAGGCGGGCGGGGCGGCGGGGGCGCTGGAGCGGTCGCGGCCACCACGGTGAATGCCGCCGATGCCGAGTACGTCAACGCGATCATGACCAAGTACCGCGAGATCACTGGCCTGCGTAATGCCGGCTACACACGCGCACCGGCCGGGGCCTTCTACGAATACGGTTACTACCAGTACGGTGTCCCGTCGTTCTCGACGCCGGGCTGGGGCTTGCCTGGCGCAGGTCGACCAGCGGGCGCTGGCACGCCGGGTGGCGACACCGGACGAGGAGGGGCCGCGCCGGCTGGCATGACGGCCGGGGCGGGACCCGGTCGCGGCCGCGGCGGGGCGGGCGGCGGGATGATGGCGGGAGGCGGCGGCGAGGGCACTGTCGCCGAAGGGGTTGATCTGCGACTGCTCCAGTGGATGGATGGCGAGAAGATCGACGGGTTCGTCAACTGGACGCCGTTCAAGCATCCGACGCTTGGCGAGGTGGAAATCGGCGGCTTCAAGCCCTACTCCACGACCAACCCGCCAGCTGCGAAGATCGCCGATCTCGGCGCGAGCCACGCGAAGTTTGTTCTCTATTTGACGTCGCTCTTCGCGAAGGTGAAGATCGCGAACACGGAAGTCACTGCCCTCGGCGGCGGGATCTATCGGATCCGGGCCGACGTTGAGAACACCGGCTATCTGCCGACGGCGATGGTCCAGGGGGTAATCGCCCGTTCGGTCAAACCCGTCATGGTGCAATTGGGCGTGCCCCCCGAATCGATCATCACGGGCAACGAGAAGACCAACCACATCAACGCCCTGGCAGGATCGGGCACGCGCCAGTCGTTCGAATGGGTCATCAAGGGCAAGCCGGCGCAGGCGGTCACCTTGAAGGTCGTGTCGCAGAAGAGCGGTGCCGATACCGCGACCATCACCCTCCAGTAATTACCAGCCACTCGCAGGAGAAGAGACATGAACATGCATGCGAAGCTCATCGCGACCGCTGGTCTGCTGGCAGCAGTGGCGGTCTGCACCTCATCCGGCGTCTCGGGCCAGGCCAGGCCGGCCGCAGCCGAGCAGCCCACACTCGCGGCGGCGAGCCAGGCGTCCAAGGCCACGGTGGCCGCTCAGGCGCCCAAGACGTGGGCGGACACCCCGACATCCGAGCGCACGTACAAGGTGAAGCTTGATTTCAACCGCTGGCACGATGTCGCGGAACTCCAGGCGGATCTGCGGACGCTCGAGAAGGCGTATCCGAAGTTCCTGAAGTACATCACGCTCGGCAAGAGCTACGACGGGCGCGATCTGGCCGCCATGATCGTGAACAACCCCGACACGGGGCCGGACACGTCGAAGCCGGCGATGTACATCGAAGCCAACATTCACGGGAACGAGATCCAGGGCGGAGAGATCTGCATCTACACGATCTGGTACCTGATGGAGAACTACGGCAAGATCGACAAGATCACCAAGCTCGTCAACGAGCGGGCGTTCTACATCGTGCCGACGGTCAACCCGGACGGCCGCGACTACTTCATGCACGGCCCCGGCG
This Acidobacteriota bacterium DNA region includes the following protein-coding sequences:
- a CDS encoding M14 family metallopeptidase, which encodes MRITAGRVGRATARAATLAAIIGWLAVAPTGAADTTKYHTHAELSAALKAAAAAHPNLATLVSIGKSAEGRDIWAIEIANQSGTPVDQRPGLLIAANFEGDHLIGSELAVYLADYLLTSYATDAVVKQRLDNHVFYIVPRVNPDGAELMFAPVKTGRRTNGTKFDADNDGRIDEDGPEDLNKDGFITVMRVKDPKGPYMVHPDDARLMKRADPAKGETGRYAIYWEGTDKDGDGFIAEDGPGGTDINRNFQHQYPYYQTDAGRYMVSESETRAMLDYVIKHRNIASVLTFGENDNLISTRAGAANPINLIDFAERSLADARRVGIFPEISGGFGRGGRGGGGGGEGRGGQQAAASGGRGGGGAGAVAATTVNAADAEYVNAIMTKYREITGLRNAGYTRAPAGAFYEYGYYQYGVPSFSTPGWGLPGAGRPAGAGTPGGDTGRGGAAPAGMTAGAGPGRGRGGAGGGMMAGGGGEGTVAEGVDLRLLQWMDGEKIDGFVNWTPFKHPTLGEVEIGGFKPYSTTNPPAAKIADLGASHAKFVLYLTSLFAKVKIANTEVTALGGGIYRIRADVENTGYLPTAMVQGVIARSVKPVMVQLGVPPESIITGNEKTNHINALAGSGTRQSFEWVIKGKPAQAVTLKVVSQKSGADTATITLQ